From Paenibacillus graminis, a single genomic window includes:
- a CDS encoding VOC family protein translates to MTLQLNPFILLDGHAQQAIEFYQEVLGAKLLFKQTAGEGPQNPDAPISEEAKARIAHSVLRVGATDFFVADLEEGQALLPGNGINICITADSTAEAEQLYHSLKEGGQVDIELAPVYFSPAYGMVTDKFGVAFQIFTKRGR, encoded by the coding sequence ATGACATTACAGCTGAACCCTTTTATACTGCTCGACGGCCATGCACAGCAGGCGATTGAATTTTATCAGGAGGTGCTGGGGGCTAAGCTGCTCTTCAAGCAAACCGCCGGAGAAGGGCCGCAGAATCCCGATGCACCGATATCTGAGGAAGCCAAGGCACGCATTGCCCATTCTGTGCTGCGTGTGGGAGCAACGGATTTTTTTGTGGCCGATCTGGAGGAAGGACAGGCACTGCTTCCGGGCAACGGCATCAACATCTGTATCACGGCAGACAGCACCGCAGAGGCTGAGCAGCTGTACCACTCTTTAAAAGAAGGCGGCCAAGTTGATATTGAGCTTGCCCCCGTCTACTTCAGTCCCGCTTATGGTATGGTCACTGACAAGTTCGGTGTGGCTTTCCAGATATTCACGAAGCGGGGACGGTGA
- a CDS encoding helix-turn-helix transcriptional regulator, with protein MSKSKRLLDLMMTVNRKRKFTVKELAGEFGVSPRTILRDLQELGELGVPLYSEVGPHGGYQVLNERILPPIAFTEEEAVAIFFASHALRHYKYLPFKEESVAALQKFYHYMSGDVRDRIDEMKHRIDFVTPARQAEFPYLAILLEAATGQKVLQIDYETKGKRMDRAIQPIGIYASNGLWYCPAYCFLRGGIRVFRCDRIHTADYAVSGPAPLDLRHVHLGNRDNYSNVQQREEAEGQKEPRQGADRKRVQVPVKEPGCRQAGIYIELTQEGVQACEAELWSSSLLHIREDGTGWLEGGVPHKDLSFFARFVIGLCNEAEVQEPPELAGMVKALLAGMLDRYK; from the coding sequence ATGTCAAAATCCAAACGGCTGCTGGATCTGATGATGACCGTCAACCGCAAGCGAAAGTTCACTGTAAAAGAGCTGGCAGGGGAGTTCGGCGTGTCCCCGCGGACCATCCTCAGGGATTTGCAGGAGCTTGGGGAGCTGGGGGTTCCGCTATATTCCGAAGTGGGGCCGCATGGCGGCTACCAGGTGTTGAACGAAAGAATCCTCCCGCCGATTGCGTTTACAGAGGAGGAAGCGGTGGCGATCTTTTTTGCCAGCCATGCCCTGCGCCACTACAAGTACCTGCCCTTCAAGGAAGAGTCTGTGGCCGCATTGCAGAAGTTCTATCATTATATGTCCGGGGATGTCCGCGACCGTATTGACGAGATGAAGCACCGGATAGATTTCGTAACCCCGGCGCGGCAGGCGGAGTTTCCATATCTCGCTATTCTGCTGGAAGCCGCCACAGGACAGAAGGTGCTGCAGATTGATTATGAAACGAAAGGCAAACGTATGGACCGGGCCATCCAGCCGATCGGCATTTATGCCAGCAATGGGCTGTGGTATTGTCCGGCCTATTGTTTCCTGCGGGGCGGCATCCGCGTGTTCCGCTGCGACCGGATTCATACAGCTGATTATGCAGTCTCCGGGCCTGCGCCGCTGGATTTGCGGCATGTGCATCTGGGGAATAGGGATAATTACAGCAATGTGCAGCAGAGAGAGGAGGCAGAGGGGCAGAAAGAGCCTAGGCAGGGAGCAGACCGGAAACGGGTTCAGGTGCCAGTCAAGGAGCCGGGTTGCAGGCAGGCCGGAATATACATAGAGCTGACGCAGGAAGGTGTTCAGGCTTGTGAGGCGGAGCTGTGGTCGTCATCGCTGCTGCATATCCGCGAAGACGGCACCGGCTGGCTGGAAGGCGGGGTCCCGCACAAAGACCTGTCCTTCTTCGCCCGGTTTGTGATTGGCCTCTGCAATGAAGCCGAGGTGCAGGAGCCGCCGGAATTGGCCGGGATGGTAAAGGCGCTGCTTGCCGGGATGCTGGACAGATACAAGTAG